A single region of the Populus nigra chromosome 2, ddPopNigr1.1, whole genome shotgun sequence genome encodes:
- the LOC133683170 gene encoding 70 kDa peptidyl-prolyl isomerase-like isoform X1 produces MEEDFEFPTGSNNMELEDEMDMGVPDPDEAVIKVGEEKEIGKNGLKKKLVKEGEGWDTPSAGDEVEVHYTGTLVDGTQFDSSRERGTTFKFKLGQGQVIKGWDEGIKTMKKGENAVFTIPPELAYGESGSPPTIPPNATLQFDVELLSWTSVKDICKDGGIFKKIIVEGEKWDNPKDLDEVFVKYEARLENGTVVSKSDGVEFTVGEGYFCPALAKAVKTMKKGEKVLLTVKPQYGFGENGRTAAGDEGAVPPNATLEIMLELLSWKTVSDVMKDKKVMKKILKEGEGYERPDDGTVVQVKLIGKLEDGTIFVKKGHEEEPPFEFKIDEEQVIDGLDRAVKTMKKGEVALVTIQPEYAFGGSESQQDLATVPVNATVYYEVEMISFTKEKESWDMNTQEKIEAAGKKKEEGNAWFKAGKYERASRRYEKAAKFIEYDSSFTDEEKQQSKVLKISCKLNNAACKLKLKDYKEAEKLCSKVLELDSQNVKALYRRAQAYIQLVDLDLAEKDIKRALEIDPDNRDVKLEYKILKDKVREYNKKEAQFYSNIFAKMNKLEQTNSTVNRQNPNLFKSVVMVTLCLLLTVFLVYGVWYGNADGSKAGSNANDHR; encoded by the exons ATGGAGGAAGACTTTGAGTTCCCAACTGGAAGCAACAACATGGAACTTGAAGATGAAATGGACATGGGTGTCCCAGACCCAGATGAAGCTGTTATCAAGGTGGGTGAAGAGAAGGAGATTGGCAAAAATGGGCTGAAAAAGAAGCTCGTTAAGGAAGGTGAAGGCTGGGATACCCCCAGTGCCGGTGATGAAGTTGAAG TGCACTACACTGGAACTTTAGTTGATGGAACCCAGTTTGATTCGAGCCGTGAGAGAGGGACTACATTTAAGTTCAAGCTTGGCCAAG GGCAAGTAATTAAGGGATGGGATGAGGGCATCAAAACTATGAAAAAGGGTGAGAATGCTGTTTTTACTATACCTCCAGAGTTGGCGTATGGTGAATCTGGCTCTCCTCCAACTATTCCTCCCAATGCTACTCTTCAGTTCGATGTGGAGTTGCTATCTTGGACAAGTGTCAAAGACATATGCAAAGATGGAGGAatctttaagaaaataattgttgAGGGAGAAAAATGGGATAATCCCAAAGATCTCGATGAAGTATTTG TTAAGTATGAAGCGCGGCTTGAAAATGGCACAGTTGTCTCAAAGTCTGATGGAGTTGAATTCACTGTTGGAGAAG GCTATTTCTGTCCCGCCTTGGCAAAGGCTgtgaaaacaatgaaaaaagggGAGAAAGTGTTGCTGACAGTGAAACCACAAT ATGGGTTTGGAGAGAATGGCAGGACAGCAGCAGGTGATGAAGGTGCGGTTCCTCCGAATGCTACCCTCGAGATAATGCTTGAGCTGCTTTCCTGGAAGACTGTGTCTGATGTTATGAAGGACAAGAAGGTCATGAAAAAGATCCTGAAGGAAGGAGAAGGTTATGAACGACCTGATGACGGGACTGTTGTTCAAG TGAAACTAATTGGGAAGCTGGAAGATGGGACTATCTTTGTGAAGAAGGGCCATGAAGAGGAGCCACCATTTGAGTTCAAGATAGATGAAG AGCAAGTTATTGATGGACTAGATAGAGCCGTAAAGACTATGAAGAAAGGGGAAGTTGCTCTGGTGACAATTCAACCAGAATATGCTTTTGGCGGATCTGAATCTCAACAAGACTTGGCTACTGTTCCTGTCAATGCAACAGTGTACTATGAAGTTGAGATGATCTCCTTCACCAAG GAAAAGGAATCTTGGGATATGAATACACAAGAGAAGATTGAAGCTgcagggaagaagaaagaagaagggaaTGCATGGTTCAAGGCTGGCAAATATGAAAGAGCCTCAAGAAGATATGAGAAG GCAGCAAAGTTTATCGAGTATGACTCATCTTTCACTGACGAGGAGAAGCAGCAATCAAAGGTGCTGAAAATTTCCTGCAAGCTTAACAATGCAGCGTGCAAGCTGAAGCTCAAGGACTACAAGGAAGCTGAGAAGCTTTGCTCCAAG GTGTTAGAGCTTGATAGTCAGAATGTGAAGGCCTTGTATAGGAGGGCTCAAGCGTATATACAGCTTGTCGATTTGGACCTGGCAGAGAAAGACATTAAAAGGGCACTTGAAATTGACCCTGACAATAG GGACGTCAAGCTGGAGTACAAGATCCTGAAGGACAAAGTGAGAGAGTACAACAAGAAGGAAGCGCAATTTTATAGCAACATATTTGCGAAGATGAATAAGTTAGAGCAAACAAATTCAACTGTAAATAGGCAAAACCCTAATTTATTTAAGTCTGTTGTTATGGTGACATTGTGCCTGTTGTTGACTGTTTTTCTTGTGTACGGTGTTTGGTATGGAAATGCAGATGGCAGCAAAGCAGGATCCAATGCCAATGACCATAGATAG
- the LOC133683170 gene encoding 70 kDa peptidyl-prolyl isomerase-like isoform X2 produces the protein MEEDFEFPTGSNNMELEDEMDMGVPDPDEAVIKVGEEKEIGKNGLKKKLVKEGEGWDTPSAGDEVEVHYTGTLVDGTQFDSSRERGTTFKFKLGQGQVIKGWDEGIKTMKKGENAVFTIPPELAYGESGSPPTIPPNATLQFDVELLSWTSVKDICKDGGIFKKIIVEGEKWDNPKDLDEVFVKYEARLENGTVVSKSDGVEFTVGEGYFCPALAKAVKTMKKGEKVLLTVKPQYGFGENGRTAAGDEGAVPPNATLEIMLELLSWKTVSDVMKDKKVMKKILKEGEGYERPDDGTVVQVKLIGKLEDGTIFVKKGHEEEPPFEFKIDEEQVIDGLDRAVKTMKKGEVALVTIQPEYAFGGSESQQDLATVPVNATVYYEVEMISFTKEKESWDMNTQEKIEAAGKKKEEGNAWFKAGKYERASRRYEKAAKFIEYDSSFTDEEKQQSKVLKISCKLNNAACKLKLKDYKEAEKLCSKVLELDSQNVKALYRRAQAYIQLVDLDLAEKDIKRALEIDPDNRDVKLEYKILKDKVREYNKKEAQFYSNIFAKMNKLEQTNSTMAAKQDPMPMTIDSKA, from the exons ATGGAGGAAGACTTTGAGTTCCCAACTGGAAGCAACAACATGGAACTTGAAGATGAAATGGACATGGGTGTCCCAGACCCAGATGAAGCTGTTATCAAGGTGGGTGAAGAGAAGGAGATTGGCAAAAATGGGCTGAAAAAGAAGCTCGTTAAGGAAGGTGAAGGCTGGGATACCCCCAGTGCCGGTGATGAAGTTGAAG TGCACTACACTGGAACTTTAGTTGATGGAACCCAGTTTGATTCGAGCCGTGAGAGAGGGACTACATTTAAGTTCAAGCTTGGCCAAG GGCAAGTAATTAAGGGATGGGATGAGGGCATCAAAACTATGAAAAAGGGTGAGAATGCTGTTTTTACTATACCTCCAGAGTTGGCGTATGGTGAATCTGGCTCTCCTCCAACTATTCCTCCCAATGCTACTCTTCAGTTCGATGTGGAGTTGCTATCTTGGACAAGTGTCAAAGACATATGCAAAGATGGAGGAatctttaagaaaataattgttgAGGGAGAAAAATGGGATAATCCCAAAGATCTCGATGAAGTATTTG TTAAGTATGAAGCGCGGCTTGAAAATGGCACAGTTGTCTCAAAGTCTGATGGAGTTGAATTCACTGTTGGAGAAG GCTATTTCTGTCCCGCCTTGGCAAAGGCTgtgaaaacaatgaaaaaagggGAGAAAGTGTTGCTGACAGTGAAACCACAAT ATGGGTTTGGAGAGAATGGCAGGACAGCAGCAGGTGATGAAGGTGCGGTTCCTCCGAATGCTACCCTCGAGATAATGCTTGAGCTGCTTTCCTGGAAGACTGTGTCTGATGTTATGAAGGACAAGAAGGTCATGAAAAAGATCCTGAAGGAAGGAGAAGGTTATGAACGACCTGATGACGGGACTGTTGTTCAAG TGAAACTAATTGGGAAGCTGGAAGATGGGACTATCTTTGTGAAGAAGGGCCATGAAGAGGAGCCACCATTTGAGTTCAAGATAGATGAAG AGCAAGTTATTGATGGACTAGATAGAGCCGTAAAGACTATGAAGAAAGGGGAAGTTGCTCTGGTGACAATTCAACCAGAATATGCTTTTGGCGGATCTGAATCTCAACAAGACTTGGCTACTGTTCCTGTCAATGCAACAGTGTACTATGAAGTTGAGATGATCTCCTTCACCAAG GAAAAGGAATCTTGGGATATGAATACACAAGAGAAGATTGAAGCTgcagggaagaagaaagaagaagggaaTGCATGGTTCAAGGCTGGCAAATATGAAAGAGCCTCAAGAAGATATGAGAAG GCAGCAAAGTTTATCGAGTATGACTCATCTTTCACTGACGAGGAGAAGCAGCAATCAAAGGTGCTGAAAATTTCCTGCAAGCTTAACAATGCAGCGTGCAAGCTGAAGCTCAAGGACTACAAGGAAGCTGAGAAGCTTTGCTCCAAG GTGTTAGAGCTTGATAGTCAGAATGTGAAGGCCTTGTATAGGAGGGCTCAAGCGTATATACAGCTTGTCGATTTGGACCTGGCAGAGAAAGACATTAAAAGGGCACTTGAAATTGACCCTGACAATAG GGACGTCAAGCTGGAGTACAAGATCCTGAAGGACAAAGTGAGAGAGTACAACAAGAAGGAAGCGCAATTTTATAGCAACATATTTGCGAAGATGAATAAGTTAGAGCAAACAAATTCAACT ATGGCAGCAAAGCAGGATCCAATGCCAATGACCATAGATAGCAAGGCTTAA
- the LOC133681579 gene encoding pentatricopeptide repeat-containing protein At4g14190, chloroplastic, which yields MALKFQNNSIPSWTWKFNNYKTLVTTHSLSLAFRHPTAHATICHGQDHSTKHTTLLVDSFHEHKRLKSLLHNLNNNQNPLQLLQQDGDWSKDHFWSVIKFLKLSARSNQILQVFHMWRDVEKTRINEFNYEKIIGLLGEEGLMEDAVTAFMEMKSFGLCLSLEVYNSIIHGYARNGKFDDALFYLNQMNEMNLSPESDTYDGLIEAYGKYRMYDEMAMCLKKMELDGCSPDRYTYNLLIQKFAQGGLLTRMERVYQSMRTKRMKLQSSTLISMLEAYANFGIVEKMEKILRWAWNSKITLKEDLVRKLAGVYIANYMFSRLHDLAVDLTSITGRTDIVWCLHLLSHACLLSRRGMDAVVREMEDAKACWNITVANIILLAYLKMKDFTRLRILLSKLPEIRVEPDIVTFGILFDAEEIGFDGKECLEMWRKMGLLYRRVEMNTDPLALSAFGKGSFLRSCEEGYSSLEPNAREKKRWTYVDFINLVTSKAQ from the exons ATGGCACTCAAGTTCCAAAACAATTCAATACCATCTTGGACATGGAAATTCAACAACTACAAAACCCTAGTAACTACCCATTCTCTATCTCTCGCTTTTCGCCACCCAACAGCCCATGCCACCATCTGCCATGGCCAGGACCACTCTACAAAACACACAACTCTTCTTGTTGACAGCTTCCATGAACACAAGAGGCTCAAGTCCCTGCTTCACAACCTTAACAACAACCAAAACCCTTTGCAACTGCTTCAACAGGATGGAGACTGGTCCAAAGATCACTTCTGGTCTGTCATCAAATTCCTTAAACTTTCTGCAAGATCCAATCAGATTCTTCAG GTGTTTCATATGTGGAGGGACGTGGAGAAAACAAGAATTAATGAATTCAATTATGAGAAGATTATAGGGTTGTTAGGTGAAGAGGGTCTAATGGAAGATGCAGTTACTGCGTTTATGGAAATGAAAAGTTTTGGTCTCTGCCTGTCCTTGGAGGTTTACAATTCTATAATTCATGGTTATGCAAGAAATGGCAAGTTTGATGATGCTTTGTTTTACCTTAATCAGATGAATGAAATGAATTTGAGCCCGGAAAGTGATACTTATGATGGCTTGATTGAAGCTTATGGAAAGTATAGAATGTATGATGAGATGGCTATGTGCCTGAAGAAGATGGAGCTGGATGGGTGTTCACCTGATCGCTATACTTATAATTTGCTCATCCAAAAGTTTGCGCAAGGTGGATTGCTGACAAGAATGGAAAGGGTTTATCAGTCTATGCGAACCAAAAGGATGAAGTTGCAGTCTTCGACTTTGATTTCGATGCTTGAGGCATATGCAAACTTCGGGATTGTGGAGAAGATGGAAAAGATTTTAAGGTGGGCATGGAActcaaaaatcactttaaagGAGGATTTGGTTAGGAAATTAGCTGGGGTTTATATTGCAAACTACATGTTTTCGAGACTGCACGACTTGGCTGTTGATCTTACTTCTATAACTGGCCGTACTGATATTGTTTGGTGCCTACACCTCCTTTCTCATGCTTGTCTTTTGAGTCGAAGAGGCATGGATGCTGTTGTTAGGGAGATGGAAGATGCAAAGGCTTGTTGGAATATAACAGTTGCAAACATTATCTTGCTAGCATATTTGAAGATGAAAGATTTCACCCGCTTGAGGATCTTGCTCTCTAAGTTACCAGAAATTCGTGTGGAACCTGATATAGTCACTTTTGGAATTCTTTTTGATGCAGAAGAAATAGGTTTTGATGGAAAAGAGTGTTTAGAGATGTGGAGAAAGATGGGTCTTCTTTATAGACGTGTAGAAATGAACACCGATCCTCTGGCTCTCTCTGCTTTTGGTAAGGGAAGCTTCCTCAGAAGCTGTGAAGAGGGCTACTCTTCCCTTGAACCTAATgctagagaaaagaaaaggtggacATATGTCGATTTCATAAATTTAGTGACTAGCAAAGCTCAGTGA